A genomic stretch from Lathyrus oleraceus cultivar Zhongwan6 chromosome 2, CAAS_Psat_ZW6_1.0, whole genome shotgun sequence includes:
- the LOC127121831 gene encoding uncharacterized protein LOC127121831: MATRISSFAIFMLTVSILVLGISGQLPNCGGNVFGILTSCRSFVEKDGPVNPPLASLTACCAALKGANMSCYCKFVTPDIENRISMEKALYIANTCQLTDVPKDKCGSYIVPHPPQFKA, translated from the exons ATGGCAACTAGAATCTCAAGCTTTGCCATATTTATGCTAACAGTAAGCATCTTAGTGTTAGGAATTTCTGGTCAATTACCAAACTGTGGTGGTAATGTTTTTGGCATTTTAACTAGTTGTAGAAGTTTTGTCGAAAAGGATGGACCAGTAAATCCACCATTAGCAAGTTTAACAGCTTGTTGTGCAGCATTAAAAGGTGCTAATATGTCGTGTTACTGCAAATTTGTGACTCCTGATATTGAAAATAGAATCAGCATGGAAAAAGCATTGTATATAGCTAATACTTGTCAACTTACAGATGTTCCTAAAGATAAATGTGGAA GTTATATTGTTCCTCATCCTCCTCAGTTTAAGGCTTGA